The bacterium genome includes a region encoding these proteins:
- a CDS encoding MscL family protein, with product KFIQTFVDFLIVAFALFFIVKGINKLKKQQEIPPSPPIPSKEELLLTEIRDILKEKKI from the coding sequence AAAGTTTATACAGACATTTGTTGATTTTTTAATAGTGGCTTTTGCTCTTTTCTTTATTGTAAAAGGCATAAATAAACTCAAAAAACAGCAGGAAATACCACCTTCTCCACCTATTCCTTCAAAAGAAGAGTTGCTTTTAACTGAAATAAGGGATATATTAAAGGAAAAGAAAATTTAA